GCCGCGCCAGATCCGCTATCTGTTGGCATCGCGTTGAGATGAGATCAGAGTCCAATGCCTCCGCCATCGGTCCCTCCAACAGCTCCACTCACACGGTCTCCCCTTCCCCTTCACCGGGTCCGCTGGGGCGCGTTCCCCGGCTGCTCCGGTACTATGGGAGACTCCGACTGCCTGCCGCCCGTCTGGCACCGCTCTGGCTGTCCTCGCAGCACCATACCGCCGCAGCGCCCTCAGCCTTCGCTCCAGCAGCAGGAGGACGCTCCCACCACTGGCCCGGACTGCGGATCAGCGGTCGCCCGCACCGTCTACTTCTTGGGCGGAGACGACAGGCCCTCCCAGGTTCCTGGGGGACCCCAATGTGCCCATGCCCCGCTCTCGGACCCCGGCGGGCACACCACACCAGGCCTCTACAGTGCAGCGTTACTGCCTTCCGGTCTTCAGACACCGTCGGCACCCACAATGTCGCGGATTTCGGGGCTCAATCACGCAGCCTGGACACTCGCTGTCTACGCTTCACCACAGCAGTTACCCACTGCAGCGCAAGACTCGCTTCCGGCTGGTGGCCAACCTCTACCGGGCGGGCTCAACGGCCCGCTGGGTCCCTCTCGCAATTTCATGGCCGCCTCCATGCCACCAATCCCAAGCGACCAGGCTTCGCCTGGCGCTCCTGAAGGTCCGCCCTACGAAAGCCTCCGGCCTACGCAATGACGGGGCCTCATGGATGCTCCCACTCATCCAGGATTTCCAGCACATGCGGAATCGCCGGGGGGATTTCATCGTCGGGCGATGCCCGCACCAGCATGCCACGATGGGACGCCGGCACCAGCGTCGGCGGCGGCGCCTCAGGGAGTGAAAGCGATGACACCGGAACGACACCATCGCCCAGGCCCTCGCCGACCTCGCGCCACCAGGTCTCGAAGGTACGCGGGAGCTGGTCTTCGCCCAGTTCGCTGGAGACGGCATCCACCGCCTCGATGATCTCGGCATCGGGCTGGCCCAGCATGCCGCCAATGAGCTGGATCGGAATCGCCTCGGGCCAGCGGCGGTCGTTGAGATCCGTCAGGAACTGACTCCCCGGGCGCAGGTCGATCTTGGCCGCGCCGGTGCCGCTACGCAGCGGCGCAAACAGGCTGAAGTCCTCTTCCTGCGCCTGTGCCACGAACTCGCGCAGCCCCAGCCAGACCCGCAACCGGGCCAGTTCGGAGCCGTGATTGGGCGTGCCGATGAGAATACCGCCCTGCACCGGCGGCCCCTCGACAGCGGGCGACGCAGCCTCGGGGTGCCGCAGGCGGGTGACAAAATCGCGAATCACCAGCCCGCCCATGCTGTGCCCCACCAGTACCACGGGCGTGTCACCGGGCAGCTCGGACCACCGCTCCGCCAGCAGATCCACGCTGCGGTCGATGGCCTGGTCGTTGGGGTAGCGGAACTCCCAGGGCTCGACACCCGCTTCCCGCAACTCCGGGATCAGATCGTTCCAGATGTCCCCCGGCTCATCGAGGCCGTGGATCAGGATCACGTCGGGATGCCGTTGGGCACTCCCTTCGCCACCCTGGGGGACAAAACCGATGCGGTGATCCGGCAACCGCATCTGTTCCGGGAAGCGCTCCTGCAGGAGTTGGTGGAGCTGAATCCGCAACTCCCGTTCCTCCGCCGGATGCTCCTCGGCCCACCACGTCCAGACGGTGACACTCAGCAACCAGATCAACAGCGGCAGACCGACGATGATCCAGAGCCAGCGGCGGCGCCACCAAGGCCTTTTCATGCATGCCCTCCAGACAGCGGAGTCACGTGTGGCGAATCTCCATGTTCAATGGCAACACTGAACGATCCGCTGATGAAACCGCAGGATGCCATCGGGCCGATATCCGATGTGCAATTCCTGCTCCGGCTGGAAGGTTCCGCTTTCAGTCACTCCCGGGCCTCGCGGTCCAGCAGGACCCGCTTGCGGTCCACACCCCAGCGGTAGCCGGAGAGCCCGCCGTCGTTGCGCACCACCCGGTGACACGGGATGGCGACCGCAAGGGCGTTCGCCGCACAGGCGCCGGCCACGGCCCGGGCGCTGCCTGGCGCACCGATACGGCGCGCCAACTCCGAGTAGCTAACCGTCTCGCCCGGCGGAATGGCCCGGAGCGCTTCCCAGACACGGCGCTGGAATGCGGTGCCGCGGATATCCAGGGGCAGATCCAGCCCGGTGCGGGGTGATTCGACGAAACCGACCACCTGAGCCACTTCCTGCTCGAAGGATGCGTCTCCACCGACCAGTTCCGCGGCGGGGAAGCGGTCCTCCAGTTCGTGGACCAGCGCTTCAGGATCATCACCCAGGAGAATGGCGCAGATGCCGACATCCGTCCGCGCCACCAGGATGGCACCCAGGCGGCACTCGGCCACGGCAAAGCGGATCTCGGCCCCGTCGCCGCCTGCCCGGTACCGCCCCGGGGTCATGCCCAGTTCGGCATCCGCTTGGGCATAGAACCGGCCGCTGGAGGAATAGCCGGCATGGTAGATGGCATCGGTGACACTGGCGCTCTCCGAGAGCGCCCGCCGTACGGTCTCGCTGCGGCAGCCTGCGGCGTAAGCCCGCGGCGTCAGGCCGGTTACCGCCTTGAAGGTGCGTTGCAGATGCCAGGGGCTCCAGCCCACCTCGGCGGCCAGCTCCGCCAGCCGTGGCGGCTGCTCCGAGGCCTCGATATACCGGCAGATCCGGGTGACCACATCAGTCTGCGCGGGTGTGAACGTACTGCTCACGAGTCGCCTCCATCATGCCTGGATTGCCGTTCCGATTGAGGATAGTCCAGTCGCTGTCCAGGCGGCACTCCGGATCTTGCGGCAGGGAAAGACGGAACCGTTCCCGCGAACCTCTGGCCGCTCAGCGCGCCCGCAGGCCGTAGGGTGGATTCCGGTCCACCATTCCAGCCTCGGCCAAGCCGCCTTGGCCTGCAGAGCGGAGACGGCGGACCTGAAGGTCCGCCCTACGGCTGGGCTGGCCGGTACAGCCAAGCAGCGCAACGCCGGCTGCGGATGCGCTGAGCAGCCCCGAAGGGCGCATGTCCTCCATTGAACAGAAGCCTGCGCTCCGAGAACAGTAGAGCCTTCCGCCACTGGTAACAATCTCCTGTACGTACCGGCGGGTAGCGCGGTTACCGGAGGCGGCGGGTCACCGAGGCCGTCGCCTCCACGGCCCAAGGCAGATATTGGCATCCACTCCACGTGCCAATGGGAGAGAGAGGCAATGGCGAAGTTCCCCAAGAGTGCAAGCGTCGTGATCATCGGCCAGGGCGGTATCGTCGGGGCGTCGGTGGCCCATCACCTCATCGAACGGGGGTGGGACAACATCGTCGGTATCGACAAATCCATGATTCCCACCGATGTGGGCTCCACCTCCCACGCCTCGGACTTCTGCTACATGACCTCGCACGACCACATGACGTGCTACACCACCATGTACAGCGCCGACTTCTATGAGAAGCGGGGCCATTACCAGCGCGTCGGCGGCCTGGAGATCGCCCGGGTGGGCGATGACGAGCGCCTGGAAGAGCTCAAGCGCAAGGTGGGCTCGGCCCGCGCCTTCGGCACCAACGCGCACATGATCAGCGCCGGCGAAGCCAAGGAGCGCATGCCTCTGCTCAACGAGGATATGGTCCAGGCAGCCATGTGGGACCCGGATGCCGGACTGGTCATTCCGCGCTCCCAGACCGTAGCGGGGGAACTGGTGGAGGAAGGCAAGGCCACCGGACGGCTGCAGACCTTCGCCAACACCCCGGCAACCAGCCTGGATATTCGCCACGGCCAGATCCATGGCGTGGAGACGCCCCGCGGCTACATCGAGACCTCGAAAGTGGTGGTGTGCTGCGGCATCTGGGGCCGGCTCATCGCCGAACAGGCGCTGCAGGATCTACCCATGATGCCGGTGGAACACCCGCTACTGTGGTTCGGTCCCTACGAGGAGTTCAACGGCACCGGCTACGAGATCGGCTACCCGTTGATGCGGGACCAGGGCAACTCCGCCTACCTCCGTGACACCGGTGACCCCGTCACTTCCGAAGGCGGCTACATCGAGTGGGGCTACTACGAGGAGAAGGCCCCGCGCCTGGTGCACCCCCGGGACATCCTGGAGAAGGAAGAGTCACGGCTTTCTCCGTCGCAGCGTGATCTGGAGCTGGAGCAGATCATGGAGCCGCTGGAGCGGGCCATGGAGCTCACCCCCATCCTCGCCGAGCTCGGGCTGGACGAGAAGCGCTCTTTCAACGGGCTACTGTCAGTGACCGCTGATGGCGGTTCCATCATCGGTGAATCACCGCAGACCGAGGGCCTGTGGTTCTGCGAGGCCATCTGGGTCAAGGACGGTCCCGGCGCCGGCAAGGTGCTGGCGGACTGGATGACCGACGACCGGACCGAGATCGACCACCACGGCATCGACATCGCGCGGTTCTACCCGCTGCAGAACACCCCCTGCTACATTCACGACCGCTGCTACGAGACGGCCTTCAAGATCTACAACCCGCCGGTACACCCGCGGGAGCCCTACGCCATGGGTCGCAACCTGCGGCGCAGCCCCTTCTGGCCTCGGGAAGAGGCCCTGGGCGGCTATTTCATGGAAGCCGCCGGCTGGGAACGTGCCCACGGCTACGCCGCCAACGAGGCGCTGCTGCTGGACACCTATGGACACCGGATTCCGGAGCGCCACAACGAGTGGGACAACCGCCACTTCTGGCGGGTCTCCAACGCCGAGCATCTGGCGCTGTCCGAGAACGTGGGCATGATCAACCTCTCCCACTTCGCCGTGTTCGACGTCTCCGGACCCGACGCAGAACCACTGCTGGAGTACCTGTCCGTCGCCAAGGTGGGCGGCGACACGCCCATCGACAAGGGTGTGTACACCCACTTCCTGGACCACGAGGGTGGCGTCAAGGCGGACCTGACCATCATTCGCCTGGCGGAGGACCGCTGGCGGGTGATGTGCGGCGGTGATACCGGCCACCGGGACTACGTGTGGATGAAACGCATCGCCTCGCGTAAGGGCCTGCATGCCTACATCGACGATCGCACGGACCACCTGGGCTGCCTTGGCCTTTGGGGCCCGAATGCCCGGGAAACCCTGCAGGCGGTCGCGGACCACCCGGCCGAGCTCAGTCACGAGCGGTTCCCCTTCGCCACGGCGAAACAGATCACCATCAAGGGCATGCCCGTGTACGCCTTCCGCATTTCCTACGTGGGCGAGCAGGGCTGGGAGCTGCACGTGCCGTTCAGCTACGGCCTGTCCCTGTGGGATCTGCTCTACGAGGAGGGAGTGACCCCGGTAGGCATCGAGACCTACGCCAACAGCCGCCGCCTGGAGAAGAGCCTGCGGCTGCAGAACGCCGACCTGCTCACCGAGTACAACCTCTACGAGGCAGGCCTGGCACGGCCCAAGGTCAAGGCGGCGGACTTCCACGGGAAGGAAGCGTACCTGGCGCAGCGCGAACGGGAGAGCCAGCCCGCGTACCTGTGCACCATGACCATGGTGGACAACCGGGACGAACAGGGTGTACCGCGCTACCCGGTGGGTCACTGCCCGATCCTGGACCCGGAGACTGGCAAGGTGCTGGTGGACCAGCTCGGGCGACGCTCCTACACAACCAGTGTCGCCTACGGCCCGTCCGTGGAGAAGACCATTGCTCTGGGGTATCTACCGCGGGAGTTCGCCGTGGAAGGCAAGGAGATCCTCATGGAGTACTTCCACGAGCACTTCACCATGCGTATCGAGGCGGTGGGCTATCGGGCCCTGTACGACCCGGACAACGAACGGCCCAAGTCGTAGCGCTGGGGGATTCCGAGGGAAGGCGCATCTGTAGGGCGGACCTTAGGGCGGACCTTTAGGTCCGCCTTCCCACAACATGCAGGCCAAAGCGGCTTATCGAGGGGCGCCTACAGATTCACTCCGGCATCCCCGATCTGCGGCAGCGGCCGATCCTCGCCCCGAGCCGCACCGCGTAACCACTCGATCTCCTGCGCCCACCCCTCCGGGCCAGCCGGCGTTTCCAGGAACATCGGTAGTGAACGCGTGCGGGCGTCGGTGAGCACCCGGCGAAAGGCCTCGGCCCCGATCTCGCCACGACCTATGAGTGCATGGCGGTCCTTGCGGGAGGCGAAGGGCGGCTTGGAGTCGTTCAGGTGCAGCGCCACCAGGCGATCCATGCCAAGCACCCGGTCGAACGCCTCCCAGGTCTCCTCCCAGCCTTCTTCGGTGTGGATCGGATAGCCCGCGGCGAACACGTGGGCCGTGTCGATGCACACACCGAAGCGCTCCGGCTGCTCAAGCTGATCCAATATGGCCCGCAACTCCTCGAAGGAGGAGCCCAGCGTGGTCCCCTGCCCGGCCACGTTCTCCAGCACCAGCAGCACATCGGTCTTGTCCGGATGGGTGCGACACAGCGCGTTCAGGGCGTGGGCGATCTGCGCGATGCCGGTGGCTTCCCCTTCGCCGACGTGGGCGCCTGGGTGGAAGTTCAGCAGCTCCACACCGAGCTGGTGGCAGCGGATCAGTTCCTGATCGAAGGCGTTGTACGACCGGGCGAACTTGTCCGGATCCGTGGTGCCGAGGTTGATGAGGTACGAGCTGTGGCTCATTACCGCGCCGATGCCGTGGGCCCGCCGGTTCTCGCGGAAGGCCGCGGCCTCGTCATCGCTGATGGGCTTAACCTGCCACTGACGCTGGTTGCGGGTGAATATCTGGATGCAGTCGCAGCCGATCTCCCGACCACGTTCCGGAGCGTTCTGGGGTCCGCCGGCGGCGGAGACGTGAGCGCCGAGTTGCATCGGTTGGTGGCTCCTTGTTGGCTTGGTGGCAGGTTCATGGTGCATCGAGGCGTAGGGCGGACCTTCAGGTCCGCCGATCAGGCATCGATCAACCACCTTGGCTTGCATGTCGGTCACAGGCGGACCTGGAGGTCCGCCCTACAGGCCCTCGTCGGCGCTACGTCTGTTTCAGGTCTCCCTGATCAAACGATGATCACGTCCTGACCGCGAACGGGGCGCCGTGCGTCGGCCACTGGGAGTCCGGCACGATCACGATCTTGCCCAGATAGTTGCTGCCCCTGTCGACGAAATACTGTTCGGCGTCGTGAAGCTCCGACAGTCGGAACGCCCCGTGGAGCACCGGCCGGAGCTGCCCCGAGCGGATCCAGGCGATCAACTGCTCCGCCTCCTCCCGGGTGCCGTGGGAGACACCGAAGATCTGGACCTGGTAGAGATAGACGCGCGTCCACATGATCTCGCTGACGTTGCCGGCACTCGCCCCCGCGATACTCAGGCGCGGATAGGTGGAGCGCGCCTTCATGTCGAAGATCATGGTGTCGATGAAGCGGTCCGTCATCTCGCCACCGGCCAGGTCCATGACCGCGTCGATGGGCTTGTCGCCGGTGACGGCGCGCACCCGGGCCTCGAAGTCCTCCATCTGCGAGCGGTCCAGCACGGCCTCGGCACCCAGTTCCAGCAAAGCCTCGGCCTTGTCCTGCTGGCTCAGCGCATAGGGGATCGCTCCCAGGATGCGGCAAAGCTGGATCAGTGCCGTCCCCACGCCTCCACTGGCGCCGGTGACCAGCACCCGCTCCCCGGCCGTGACCCCGGCGGCGGTCAGCATGTGCAGGGCCGTCTGGTAGGAGCACATGCCCATGGCCGCCAGCTCCGCGTCCGCCAGGTCCGGGTTGTCCACCGCGTGAAACTGGTCCGACGGCACGGCAACATACTCGGCGAAGCCGCCATCGGCGCCGTGACCGTAGTAGTCCGGAGTCAGGTTGATGTCCCTGCGGCTGTCCGCGTAGATGTTGAAATCCAGCAGGCCACGCTCGCCGACCCGTGCGGGATCAACGCCCTCGCCCACGGCGGCGACGCGGCCCGCCACATCCGCGCCCTGGATGCGCGGGAACGTGAACGTCGGCGCGCCACCCACCTGGAATGAGACGGTATCGCCCTTGTCCTTGACCGGATACAGCCCTTCCCGAGCCTTGCGGTCGGTATTGTTCTTGGCCGTGGCGGTGACCCGCACCAGCACCTCGCCGGGCCCCGGGCGCGGGGTCGGGACGTCAGTACGGTATTGCAGCTTGTCCACACCGCCATGTCCGGTGAGGACCATCGCCGCCATGGTTTCCGGAACCGGAATCTCGCCTGCCATGAGCGCACCTTTGTCGGCTGGTTGCCATGACGCCCGACGATAGCAGAATCCGCCGCCGCGGTGGCCCGAACAGGATTGGTATGCTGAGGCCCTTTCCCCCGCGAGACGAATCGCACCACCTGGTGAACGACCTCAGCCACCCGGCGCGGCTGCGCCCGTCAGAAGAATCGCACCAACAGGAACAACCCGACCATCGCTATGCCGAAGGCGAGCTTCGCCGCCACGCCGATCGCCAGGCCCACCGTCGCGCCCCAGCCGGCGCGTGCCGCCGCCGGTAGCCCGCTGCGGGTGGAGAGTTCCCCGACCAAGGCGCCGATGAAAGGCCCCAGCAGCAGGCCCGGCAGCCCGAAGAAGAGACCCACGAGCGCGCCCAGCGCCGCCCCCGTGATGGACCGGGCCGAGGCGCCATAGCGCCGCGCGCCGAAGGCACCGGCAATGAAATCCGCCAGGGACGCGAGCGCCGCCATGACGCCCAGGACCACGAGCGTGAACATACCCACATGGGCAAACCCCTCCGCCCAGGCGGCCACCCACAGCCCGGCGAACAGCAACAGCGGCCCGGGAAGCGGCGGCAGCACCAGCCCGACCAGGCCGGCGCCGATGAGCAGGATCGCGAGTAGCCAGAGCAGAACGGTCATGGGCGTGGCGCCGCGGCGTGCATTGGTGCTTTCTCCTGGGCGGGTTCGGGGGGACTTTAGCCGAAGTGACCAGAGTGTGCATTCGAGATTGCCGGGATGGCACCGAAGAAGCGGTGGATGGCGCATCTTGATGCGTCGCCACACCCCGATCGCGCGGTCTAGACTAATGCGGAGAACCGGCCGCACGCATGCGTGGTCAAACTGGTCGATTCCACCGCACACGGAGCGCCGCCACCATGAACACACGCGTCCCACAACTCATTCGGGGCATCCTGGCCCTGGCACTCTCTCTGGCACTGGTACCTCTGGCATCGGCCCACCACGGCTGGGGCTGGGCCAGCGACGAGTTCACGGAGCTGACCGGCGAGATCGTCGATGTCCGCCTCGGCAACCCCCACGGCGAAGTGGATATCGAGGTCGACGGTGAGGTGTGGACCATCGAGGTGGGTCAGCCGTGGCGCAACGAGCGCAGCGGCCTGACGGAGGAGCTGCTGGAGACGGGCAGCGAGTTCTCTGCCCTCGGGCACATCTCCAACCGTGAGGGCGAGCGGCTCCTGAAGGCCGTGCGCGTCACCACGGGCGAGGGCCACCACGAACTCTACCCGGGCCGGGTTCCGGACGACGATTGATCACCGAGGCACTGCTCGCCGTTGAGGCCTGGGCGCCGGTCGCGGCGCTCAGGAGCTCCATGCTGGTGTACCCGCTGGTGAACGCCGGGCATATCCTCGGGGTGGCACTGCTGGTGGGCGGCATCGTACCGCTGGACCTGCGTCTGGCGGGTCTGTGGTCGCGCACGGCGATCGATCATCTCATGCCGGTACTCGCACAAACCGCGATGGCAGGCTTCATGCTGGCCGTGGTCTCCGGTGCGCTGCTGTTCGCCACCCGGGCCAGCGAGTACGCCGCCTCGCCGTTGTTCCTGGGCAAGCTCCTGCTGATCGTCCTCGCCGGCCTGAACGCCGCCTGGTTCCTGCGTCGCGCCGGCGGCACCGGTGGCGCCGCGAGGGCAAGCGCCATCGGATCCATGATCCTGTGGATCGGGGTATTGCTGCTCGGGCGGCTGGTCGGCTACTTCTAGTCGTGTCCCGCTTACCGTATCCTGAGCGCCATGCAAACCGATGACCTTCGAATCACCCGCTCCCACCCCCTGCTGACCCCGGCCATCCTGGACGACGCGGGGCGACGGATTCGCCAGGGAGGCAGCGGCATCAAGGGCCTCATGGTGGAGAGCCATCTGGCGGCGGGAAAGCAGGACCCGCACCAGCAACCGCTCACCTACGGCCAGAGCATCACCGATGCCTGCCTGGGCTTCGAGGACACGCGCGCGGCGCTACTGCGTCTTGCCGAAACAATCGGCTAACGCGGCCCGTCCGGGGAACGAGTATCCCCCGACGCGGCCGGATTGACGCCTACCGCGACGCCACATGACTGGTGGTCACCTCCACCAGCAGGCGGCCGTCATCCCCCGTGACCTGGGTGCGGACAACGCTGACCGATCTGCCACGCTTCACGAACTCGGCGCGGGCCCGCAGCGTGCCCTCCTTCTGGTTGCCGGTGAGATTGGCGTTCAGGTTGATGGCCAGGGGAAACCCCTGCATCCCGGCGGTGACATCCTCGCCGCCGAGCACCAGGTGGGTCGCGACCACGTCCGCGAACCAGAGCATTGCCCCGGCATGGACCGTGCCGAAGGGGTTCATGATGCCCGGGCGCACGGGCATTTCACCCAGCACGTGGTCGTCCTGCCGATCGGTTATCGTGAAGGCGATCTCGCCGCTATAGTCTTTCAACAGTCTTCTCCCGGCGCCCGGTCACCCAGGACGGCATTGTTGTCGATACAAGAGGGCTACGCGAGCAACGCTCGCCACCACCCTCGGCTGGCCTGGCTGTGCGATCTATTACATCACAGTGGCAATCCCGTATCCCGATAGCACGGTTTGAGAACCATAACGGGGAAGGAAACGCCCGCCCCTGGAAAAGGGCCGGGCGTGGTTACATCGACGGCAGGATCACCAGTTCTTGTACTCGGTGTCGTAGATAGTCCCGATATGTATCACTCTCTACGAGTCGAGAAAAGACTCGCGGGAACGGGAGAAGCGGGGGATCAACTATGGCTCAAGGGAACACGGCGCCACCGCTGCGCCAGCGGCGTTTCGCCCCGTTTTTCGGGACCCGGTTCCCGGGTGCATTCCACGACAACCCGGGAGGCTGACAGGCTCAGTCGCCACACCACTGCTGCGTCTTCTCCGAGGCATATTCCTTGGCTGCGAGCCAACGGGGGTTCCCCTCGGCGACGTCGCCGAGTTCACG
The DNA window shown above is from Aquisalimonas sp. 2447 and carries:
- a CDS encoding DUF6152 family protein → MNTRVPQLIRGILALALSLALVPLASAHHGWGWASDEFTELTGEIVDVRLGNPHGEVDIEVDGEVWTIEVGQPWRNERSGLTEELLETGSEFSALGHISNREGERLLKAVRVTTGEGHHELYPGRVPDDD
- a CDS encoding DUF456 domain-containing protein, with amino-acid sequence MTVLLWLLAILLIGAGLVGLVLPPLPGPLLLFAGLWVAAWAEGFAHVGMFTLVVLGVMAALASLADFIAGAFGARRYGASARSITGAALGALVGLFFGLPGLLLGPFIGALVGELSTRSGLPAAARAGWGATVGLAIGVAAKLAFGIAMVGLFLLVRFF
- a CDS encoding triacylglycerol lipase, which codes for MKRPWWRRRWLWIIVGLPLLIWLLSVTVWTWWAEEHPAEERELRIQLHQLLQERFPEQMRLPDHRIGFVPQGGEGSAQRHPDVILIHGLDEPGDIWNDLIPELREAGVEPWEFRYPNDQAIDRSVDLLAERWSELPGDTPVVLVGHSMGGLVIRDFVTRLRHPEAASPAVEGPPVQGGILIGTPNHGSELARLRVWLGLREFVAQAQEEDFSLFAPLRSGTGAAKIDLRPGSQFLTDLNDRRWPEAIPIQLIGGMLGQPDAEIIEAVDAVSSELGEDQLPRTFETWWREVGEGLGDGVVPVSSLSLPEAPPPTLVPASHRGMLVRASPDDEIPPAIPHVLEILDEWEHP
- the ada gene encoding bifunctional DNA-binding transcriptional regulator/O6-methylguanine-DNA methyltransferase Ada, producing MSSTFTPAQTDVVTRICRYIEASEQPPRLAELAAEVGWSPWHLQRTFKAVTGLTPRAYAAGCRSETVRRALSESASVTDAIYHAGYSSSGRFYAQADAELGMTPGRYRAGGDGAEIRFAVAECRLGAILVARTDVGICAILLGDDPEALVHELEDRFPAAELVGGDASFEQEVAQVVGFVESPRTGLDLPLDIRGTAFQRRVWEALRAIPPGETVSYSELARRIGAPGSARAVAGACAANALAVAIPCHRVVRNDGGLSGYRWGVDRKRVLLDREARE
- a CDS encoding PaaI family thioesterase, which produces MKDYSGEIAFTITDRQDDHVLGEMPVRPGIMNPFGTVHAGAMLWFADVVATHLVLGGEDVTAGMQGFPLAINLNANLTGNQKEGTLRARAEFVKRGRSVSVVRTQVTGDDGRLLVEVTTSHVASR
- a CDS encoding zinc-binding dehydrogenase, whose amino-acid sequence is MAGEIPVPETMAAMVLTGHGGVDKLQYRTDVPTPRPGPGEVLVRVTATAKNNTDRKAREGLYPVKDKGDTVSFQVGGAPTFTFPRIQGADVAGRVAAVGEGVDPARVGERGLLDFNIYADSRRDINLTPDYYGHGADGGFAEYVAVPSDQFHAVDNPDLADAELAAMGMCSYQTALHMLTAAGVTAGERVLVTGASGGVGTALIQLCRILGAIPYALSQQDKAEALLELGAEAVLDRSQMEDFEARVRAVTGDKPIDAVMDLAGGEMTDRFIDTMIFDMKARSTYPRLSIAGASAGNVSEIMWTRVYLYQVQIFGVSHGTREEAEQLIAWIRSGQLRPVLHGAFRLSELHDAEQYFVDRGSNYLGKIVIVPDSQWPTHGAPFAVRT
- a CDS encoding deoxyribonuclease IV, which translates into the protein MQLGAHVSAAGGPQNAPERGREIGCDCIQIFTRNQRQWQVKPISDDEAAAFRENRRAHGIGAVMSHSSYLINLGTTDPDKFARSYNAFDQELIRCHQLGVELLNFHPGAHVGEGEATGIAQIAHALNALCRTHPDKTDVLLVLENVAGQGTTLGSSFEELRAILDQLEQPERFGVCIDTAHVFAAGYPIHTEEGWEETWEAFDRVLGMDRLVALHLNDSKPPFASRKDRHALIGRGEIGAEAFRRVLTDARTRSLPMFLETPAGPEGWAQEIEWLRGAARGEDRPLPQIGDAGVNL
- a CDS encoding FAD-dependent oxidoreductase, with amino-acid sequence MAKFPKSASVVIIGQGGIVGASVAHHLIERGWDNIVGIDKSMIPTDVGSTSHASDFCYMTSHDHMTCYTTMYSADFYEKRGHYQRVGGLEIARVGDDERLEELKRKVGSARAFGTNAHMISAGEAKERMPLLNEDMVQAAMWDPDAGLVIPRSQTVAGELVEEGKATGRLQTFANTPATSLDIRHGQIHGVETPRGYIETSKVVVCCGIWGRLIAEQALQDLPMMPVEHPLLWFGPYEEFNGTGYEIGYPLMRDQGNSAYLRDTGDPVTSEGGYIEWGYYEEKAPRLVHPRDILEKEESRLSPSQRDLELEQIMEPLERAMELTPILAELGLDEKRSFNGLLSVTADGGSIIGESPQTEGLWFCEAIWVKDGPGAGKVLADWMTDDRTEIDHHGIDIARFYPLQNTPCYIHDRCYETAFKIYNPPVHPREPYAMGRNLRRSPFWPREEALGGYFMEAAGWERAHGYAANEALLLDTYGHRIPERHNEWDNRHFWRVSNAEHLALSENVGMINLSHFAVFDVSGPDAEPLLEYLSVAKVGGDTPIDKGVYTHFLDHEGGVKADLTIIRLAEDRWRVMCGGDTGHRDYVWMKRIASRKGLHAYIDDRTDHLGCLGLWGPNARETLQAVADHPAELSHERFPFATAKQITIKGMPVYAFRISYVGEQGWELHVPFSYGLSLWDLLYEEGVTPVGIETYANSRRLEKSLRLQNADLLTEYNLYEAGLARPKVKAADFHGKEAYLAQRERESQPAYLCTMTMVDNRDEQGVPRYPVGHCPILDPETGKVLVDQLGRRSYTTSVAYGPSVEKTIALGYLPREFAVEGKEILMEYFHEHFTMRIEAVGYRALYDPDNERPKS